A genomic stretch from Hemibagrus wyckioides isolate EC202008001 linkage group LG20, SWU_Hwy_1.0, whole genome shotgun sequence includes:
- the LOC131370789 gene encoding protein FAM227A-like — translation MFEAQNIEVNVNRVCVPVMSVFHDDDRENPVTVKQKCERLQELSRAHIPCLVGTMESLSEEISHLPLLQRHSSSVQSSRENTKGPLESTAKGKYEEAFGINTSPKDIPKMVELYQCPQFNDVPVPLPHNTAYRAIVARVIQAQRHLVHKPSLKAVFHNILSSPNVESFVINSFWWLFLENFQPDRKAQDRLFGWIAENYISILTQRLSSNSGTIFLQDFPSILSQMLFCCFSCCFPQSCCFRDPAFLTALCSTAYQWTGGLCPAPEVYKQWDFEALEANETRNILQREKKKKENDTSLSSINSVFSSIFLIEPSSSLTAVKKKRMKSPCEVSQDNVLYSNNKITTSSRRSTREEKAASQNNPGSELKADHKNNTSARESHAVDGHIEVKQCLFNVWGNSPLMQHYMNTMQLQSNVGYNVLVRRTQIQALPQADSPTFRDVLRQTRQRSSCQRRELRALWEQHAQEISSMQQKREDEQNQLIRKQKKILSQRSVVHKLCQLLVPPFKGEEESKTRSEKLLAFRTIIAGFE, via the exons ATGTTTGAAGCACAGAACATTGAAGTCAAtgtaaacagagtgtgtgtgcctgtcaTGTCAGTGTTCCATGACGATGACAGAGAGAACCCCGTGACTGTGAAGCAGAAATGTGAGAGACTTCAGGAGTTATCACGTGCCCATATCC CATGTTTAGTTGGGACCATGGAGAGTCTAAGTGAGGAAATTTCCCATCTACCTTTGCTGCAGAGACACAGCAGCTCTGTGCAG agCAGCCGTGAAAATACGAAAGGCCCCCTGGAGTCTACAGCTAAAGGCAAGTATGAAGAAGCATTTGGCATTAATACTTCACCCAAA gacaTACCTAAGATGGTGGAGTTGTACCAGTGTCCACAGTTTAATGATGTTCCAGTACCTCTGCCACACAATACTGCATACAGAGCCATCGTCGCACGTGTCATACAGGCACAGCGCCACCTAGTGCACAAG CCCAGCTTAAAGGCTGTCTTCCATAACATTCTCTCTTCCCCCAATGTGGAAAGCTTCGTCATCAATTCGTTTTGGTGGCTCTTCCTGGAGAACTTTCAG ccCGACAGGAAAGCACAGGATCGACTGTTTGGCTGGATTGCAGAGAATTACATCAGCATTCTGACCCAGCGCTTGTCCTCTAACAGTGGCACCATCTTTCTTCAG GATTTTCCCAGCATACTGAGTCAGATGCTGTTCTGCTGCttctcctgctgctttcctcagTCCTGCTGTTTCCGTGATCCAGCTTTCCTTACAGCTCTGTGCTCCACTGCCTACCAGTGGACCGGAG GGCTCTGTCCTGCTCCTGAAGTCTATAAGCAATGGGACTTTGAAGCTCTGGAGGCAAATGAGACCAGGAACATtttacaaagagaaaaaaagaagaaggagaatg ACACATCGCTAAGTTCTATCAACAGTGTGTTTTCTAGCATCTTCTTAATTGAACCCTCCAGCAGCCTCACagctgtaaaaaagaaaagaatg AAGAGTCCGTGTGAGGTGAGTCAGGACAATGTGTTGTATTCCAATAACAAGATCACAACTTCGAGCCGCAGAAGCACCAGAGAAG AGAAAGCAGCTTCACAAAACAACCCAGGCTCCGAGCTAAAAGCTGACCACAAGAACAACACATCAGCCCGAGAG TCTCATGCAGTGGATGGACACATTGAGGTGAAGCAGTGTCTGTTTAATGTGTGGGGAAACTCTCCTCTGATGCAGCACTACATGAACACAATGCAACTGCAGAGCAATGTGGGTTATAACGTTCTAGTCAGGAGAACCCAAATCCAAGCGCTGCCTCA GGCAGACTCACCTACTTTCCGAGATGTTCTGAGGCAGACACGTCAGCGTTCCTCCTGCCAGCGGAGGGAACTGCGCGCTCTCTGGGAACAACATGCTCAGGAAATAAGCAGCATGCAGCAGAAACGGGAAGACGAACAAAATCAGCTTATCAG aaagcaaaagaaaatcCTGTCTCAAAGAAGTGTGGTACATAAACTTTGTCAGCTGCTAGTGCCTCCATTCAAG ggtgaagAGGAAAGCAAAACACGCTCTGAGAAGTTGCTTGCATTTCGCACCATAATAGCTGGATTTGAATAA